In the genome of Terribacillus sp. FSL K6-0262, one region contains:
- the pth gene encoding aminoacyl-tRNA hydrolase, with protein MKMIVGLGNPGQKYDQTRHNIGFIAIDELVHRHDLPLSNKKFNSVYATGLINGEKVILVKPTTFMNLSGEAVRPLMDYYNVELEDLVVIYDDLDLPAGKVRLREKGGHGGHNGIRSLIAHLGTKEFKRIRLGIGRPVNQQPVVDYVLQRFHQEELPDIVDSVKKAADACETWLKEPFLHVMNDFNR; from the coding sequence ATGAAAATGATTGTCGGACTTGGGAATCCAGGTCAGAAATATGATCAGACTCGGCATAATATAGGGTTCATCGCGATTGATGAATTGGTGCATCGGCACGATTTGCCATTATCCAATAAAAAGTTCAATAGTGTGTATGCGACTGGTTTGATAAATGGGGAAAAGGTGATTTTGGTCAAGCCTACGACATTTATGAATCTTTCGGGAGAAGCAGTCCGACCGCTGATGGATTATTATAATGTAGAGCTGGAGGATCTGGTTGTCATTTATGACGATCTTGATTTGCCGGCAGGGAAAGTTCGGCTGCGGGAAAAAGGCGGTCATGGCGGGCATAATGGCATTCGGTCCTTGATTGCCCATCTTGGCACGAAGGAATTCAAGCGTATTCGTCTAGGGATCGGCCGTCCGGTCAATCAGCAGCCTGTGGTGGACTATGTTCTCCAGCGTTTCCATCAGGAAGAGCTGCCGGATATCGTCGATAGTGTAAAGAAGGCGGCAGATGCTTGTGAAACCTGGCTGAAGGAACCTTTCCTGCATGTCATGAATGATTTTAATCGCTGA